TTCCTTGGTTAAAGAAAACCGGTATACAACCAGCTAAGATAGAATCAAATACCGATCTTCTGGTTAACGAATCACCCGGTGGTTGTAAGCAGAAGACGGAGCTCTCAAAAAGCTTCATCAGACTCATCGGATCATCGCAGCCGTTGGCTTTAACGTCACAGTCAAGAAATCTACAAGTCTTGGAAGAACTCTTACACTGTTCGATGACTTGAGTGCGAACCAAACCGTTTTGGCTTCTACTCCGCCTTTGAGCTCCGGCGAATGAGAAGAGTATTGTTCGGCTGGTAAGCTTGATCTTGTCTTGCCATTGGCGTATCTCGAAGGTTGAAGTTGGGTGAAAGTAGGTTGGATAAGGAATTGCGAACTCGTTGTGGCTCGTTGGACTTCGTTCAATGGTGAGGAAAGAGATGTTTTGTGACTCTGGTAATAGCATTAAGTTGGTTCCCCACAGGGAGTTGTTGTCGGGGTTTCGCCGGAAGTCTCGTGATATCCGACCGGTTACGAGGAAGTGGTCTTTACCTGACATACCTGgatttcaattaaaaattaattttgaagtaTGTCAAAACACATAATAATTGGCCGACAGCATTGGAATagcattaattattttatcgaGAAACAAATAACAAATCTGACCGTAAGactaaaactaatattttacgTATTTTTCTTGTATGATAAAAGATATTTGAGCAACCTTAttggctaaaatatataaccGAGATTCTCAATCTTTTATATTAgaatttgatataatatttttttttaaatagaccAATGACCAACCAAAAATTTGTATATGGAGTTTCTAAAGAGGTTCTAACCGTATCTCAGATGGACACTCTATTGATATCCTTCACTCTCGTTAATTCAATTTTTCAATGGTTTAATTGTCAAAAAATTATACTTCTGTTtacaaaatattgctaaaaCACACACtaaattacttttaatttcttaattgaTATTTAATCGGTTAAATCTTCActtaaattatttacaaaatagacTATCTAAgtctattttgaattttaatggattttttttgtgtagcttcattttataattttatagcaAAAGAACATGCTATAAAATTAAACTTGTCGGTAGTAGGCCTGGAAATTTAAATCAAAGTCTGCGGGGTCCGCCTCATTTGACCCACCGCGGGAAGGGTGCGGGTCGAgcgttttgaaaaaattaagtTGCGAGTGCGGATGCGGGTTAAGACTATTTTTTGCGGGGCGGATGCGGGTTGGTGGATTTTGATTTGCGGAtacccgccaacccgcaaaataaaataaaaaataaaaaaaaattcgattttttttagaaaaataattattttttaaaaaaataattaaatttttaaaaaataatataaaaaattacttataaatatattattttatggaaaaactaattaaataattatttttttaattaaaaatataacccgCAGGAAATTACCCGCAAAATAAAGCGGGGCGGGTGtggatattattttatttctttgcgGGTTGAGCGGGTcgaaattttaactaaaaaaaaagaaacgatcTGCGGGTTGGCGTGTCGTGCGGGGCGGGTTGATCCGCGAACCAGGCCTAGCCGGTAGAGAGGGAGAGGAGAAAAGTTGTTGGTAAATGACAAAATCAAACTCCCAAAATCAAAACTAACAAGCAATAATTGTAAATAGTAAAAAGCATGAGGGTCAAAACGAAacttatcaaaaataataaagcacGCATACGTACCTTTCCACTGAGGTTGCTTTTTGAGCCATTCAAACATTTCCTTCCCGGCGGCGTCTCTTTCAGCTACGCTACGCCGCCGCAGATTCCGCCGGAAATCGAGGCCAGCGTAATAAGGTATGTAAAAAGCCGAAGCCAACGAAGAGTTTCTCGTCAAGCACTCGTACATCTTCATCTTCTCGTGGAAAATCACTTCAAGCATGAACTGATTAGTCGCGTACCAGCTCGGAGAGTACTTAGAATCTATGGAGACACCATCATCACCGATCCGTGGTCCAAATCCGAAGTTGTCGAGGTACTTACAGATGCTGATCTTATCCTTTGGTCTTGTAATCGACTCGCAATCTTGCAAGATGTCGGTGTTGAATCGAGAAGGTAGGTTATGGATATATATGTACCGGCCGAGACATGAATCGTGTCTGTCACGGTGGTGGTGATCGGAGTCGGAGGTAATAGTGGTGATGAGgatgattttgttttgtgaGAGGCGAAGGAGAAACAGAGAGGTggtgaggagagagaggagaagtaAGAGAATGGTTGGTTTCTTATTACATGGCTGATTCTTGATGGAACTTGATGAATTGTTGTTCTTCATCGTTGTTGTGAGTGGTATGTGGTGTTCTTGATTTGACGATCCATATCGAGTTAAGTACGACAAAGTCAGAGATCACACgcaataaataataattttatattaataatcatatgatttcagatatcaatcaaatagaaatatttcttgatttttataatcatatataCATACGTAGGTAGGAGGTGTTTAGAAACTTCTTGTGTttccaaaaatcaatatttggTCAAAATAGTATGGCTCATCCTACCCTCATCGGTCAAGTATTGTGTATGAATTTCTACATCAAATtaaattcatattttcttttaaaaaatattattgtaataaaattagttttaaattaaatcaaaatatttttaaaaggttgagctaaaaaatatattcatacaTAAAAAAAAGCAGAGATGTTTTTTAGAAAAGTTTTAGAGAATATTTTGAGATACTTTATTGTATTTTGACTTTTTAGCAGAAACGATGTATTGAGTCATTTGCTTTTGCAAAGCACTTCAATAAGGTAAAGGATCAACTGATCCCACAAAAATTATTAGTTTCTTTTTGTAgttacaacaaattttcttaaatgACTAATAAGTCTACTAACATACGTAATACATTGCCTGATTTGTGGCTATATATGACTTCAGTCTAACAAAACTCAGACAAAGACTTTGGCGACAAACCGAACCAGCTTGCTATCGCTTCTCTACCTCTGCGTTAATAATCAAATCCAAATCCAATCATAAACCACCAATGATCATAACTTAactatattttgtgtttttttaaaactacattTTGACATGAAAATATTACACCTAAAGGTGGTTTCAagtttttattatcaaaatatgaCAGTTTCTTATACCCAGGCAGTCTGTAGTAACAGCTTCCTTTGTGACTGACTAATTAGTTACCCTCTAACCAAATCGCTCTCTAACTAAATAAGTATATGAGTGGGAACAAACTCTAGCCGCACATCTGACTCCTTTTTAGACAGTCCATATCACACTATCTTTAGGTTGATTTGACAGATATCTGTCTCTTTTCTCAGCCTTTGGATTTTACTTTTCACTTTATACCTCGACGGACCAGATTAACTGTTTTTGAGAAAGTCAATCCCATCTCCAGACCTTCTCTTTCTCCATGTTTCAGAAGCACAGCTTAGCTCACCCAGGAATCCTGGTGTTACAAAAGAGGTTTTTTCGCTAACCCCTGAATCAACCCATATGTTTAACCAATTTTAGCTCAGttgcttttttatttttctgcagCATCCTCATGTCTGACCATTGCATGGTTATCCCAAGCGAATGGGCCTTCGTCGGCTCGCTCTGGGAGTTTGTAAGAAGAAGATGTCTAGGATTGTGCATGTGCGCGCGTGAAGGTCCAAAGAGCTTGCTACCGGACTAACAACACCACCGGTTATACTCACAAATGACGGGgctgtctctttcttctttcaTCACCTAGCATCACCCCAAAGCATCAACTTGTTTGTCATTTTAGAGCTCAATCGAGTCAAACAGCAAAGTAGTCAAGTTGATGAGAATCGTCTACTTTTCTCTAACGTGtatataaattctaaaatgTGTATACATCTAGTTAAACCAAATCATATGTACACTAATATGTGTACGTACACACTAGTTTGCGGACACTGCTTTATAAAATGTACAACTCTATTACGTGCACACTAGTTTGAGGACACTGTTTTATAATGTACACATATCATATGTACACCAATATGTACATAATGTACACAGATCATATGTACACCAATCTGTATAGACTCCCTGCTTTATAATGTACACATATCATTCTACTTGTACATCGCTTTAATAATATACACATGTACACAAGTAaacatgtacacatgtacatatGATATGTGTACATGTGTACGTTATGAAACAATGTATGCAACCATGTGTGTACGTAATAAATAAGAGGGTACATATGTCCACAAATCATA
The window above is part of the Brassica napus cultivar Da-Ae chromosome C3, Da-Ae, whole genome shotgun sequence genome. Proteins encoded here:
- the LOC106387981 gene encoding probable xyloglucan galactosyltransferase GT15; the protein is MKNNNSSSSIKNQPCNKKPTILLLLLSLLTTSLFLLRLSQNKIILITTITSDSDHHHRDRHDSCLGRYIYIHNLPSRFNTDILQDCESITRPKDKISICKYLDNFGFGPRIGDDGVSIDSKYSPSWYATNQFMLEVIFHEKMKMYECLTRNSSLASAFYIPYYAGLDFRRNLRRRSVAERDAAGKEMFEWLKKQPQWKGMSGKDHFLVTGRISRDFRRNPDNNSLWGTNLMLLPESQNISFLTIERSPTSHNEFAIPYPTYFHPTSTFEIRQWQDKIKLTSRTILFSFAGAQRRSRSQNGLVRTQVIEQCKSSSKTCRFLDCDVKANGCDDPMSLMKLFESSVFCLQPPGDSLTRRSVFDSILAGCIPVFFNQGSAYKQYVWHLPNNDGEYSVYIPVKELRIGGKSKIEEILQGIPNEKVIGMRENVIRLVPKIVYTKPNRYKPDKETLEDAFDVAVKGVIKRIEEERREIQE